One part of the Algibacter sp. L1A34 genome encodes these proteins:
- a CDS encoding DtxR family transcriptional regulator, whose product MNYNPITALYFFFGISLLIFLIFRPKKGIYFLLKSTYHKKDKTIIEDILKFLYHNQTSNNSITTTDLTNTLNFSNSSIIESLNKMMDNELIILEKDSYKLTPNGNEYALQIIRAHRLWEKYLSEKTGFHKEEWHDRAEKKEHELSESDVNNLANLLGYPKFDPHGDPIPTRKGKMVSKRGVLLSSLKENDIGKIIHIEDEPDIIYKQILAENIHLYSIIRVIENNNTRLVFHSEGEQFVLAPIVAGNITVSVLEKTEIQEENIARLSSLKIDETAKIIGLSKECRGESRRRLLDLGFVRGASVGIDLLNPLGDPKAFLIKGTAIALREDQASKILINKISHGK is encoded by the coding sequence ATGAATTACAACCCAATCACCGCTCTATACTTCTTTTTTGGAATTAGTTTATTGATTTTTTTAATTTTCCGACCTAAAAAAGGAATTTACTTTTTACTGAAAAGCACCTACCACAAAAAGGATAAAACCATTATAGAGGATATATTAAAATTCCTTTATCACAATCAAACGTCCAATAACTCAATAACCACTACAGATTTAACTAATACTTTAAATTTCTCAAATTCATCTATTATTGAAAGTCTTAATAAAATGATGGATAATGAGTTAATTATATTAGAAAAAGATAGCTATAAATTAACTCCAAATGGAAATGAATATGCCTTGCAAATTATAAGAGCGCACCGATTATGGGAAAAATATTTATCCGAAAAAACCGGTTTTCATAAAGAAGAATGGCACGACAGAGCAGAAAAAAAAGAACATGAATTAAGCGAATCGGACGTTAATAACCTTGCTAATCTTTTAGGTTATCCAAAATTTGACCCACACGGAGATCCCATACCAACAAGAAAAGGAAAAATGGTAAGTAAAAGAGGTGTGCTCCTATCCTCTCTTAAAGAAAATGATATAGGTAAAATTATTCATATTGAAGATGAACCAGATATTATTTACAAGCAAATATTGGCCGAAAACATACATCTATACTCCATTATTAGAGTTATAGAAAACAATAATACACGTTTGGTATTTCATTCAGAAGGTGAACAATTTGTTTTAGCTCCAATAGTAGCAGGAAATATTACCGTATCTGTATTAGAAAAAACTGAAATTCAAGAAGAAAACATTGCGCGTTTATCCAGTTTAAAAATAGATGAAACAGCTAAAATTATTGGACTATCTAAAGAATGTAGAGGAGAAAGTAGAAGACGATTATTAGATTTAGGATTTGTAAGAGGTGCTTCTGTAGGGATAGATTTGCTAAATCCATTAGGTGATCCAAAAGCATTTTTAATAAAAGGAACAGCCATTGCATTAAGGGAAGACCAAGCATCAAAAATTTTAATAAACAAAATTAGTCATGGAAAATAA
- a CDS encoding sodium/sugar symporter codes for MTTHFEFWDYFIFVAYAVLILGVGLWVSRDKEGHQKNAEDYFLASKSLPWWAIGASLIAANISAEQFIGMSGSGFALGLAIASYEWMAAITLIIVGKYFLPIFIEKGLYTIPEFVEKRFSTNLKTILAVFWIALYVFVNLASVLYLGSLALETIMGIPMMYGVIGLALFAAAYSLYGGLSAVAWTDVIQVIFLVLGGLVTTYIALNTVSGGEGVISGIKIVYEAAPDRFTMIFDKSNAYYDMLPGIGVLIGGMWVANLYYWGFNQYIIQRTLAAKSLKEAQKGILLAAFLKLVIPLIVVIPGIAAYVMINDPEIMARLGDSALNNLPSLEQADKAYPWLLQFLPTGMKGIAFAALAAAIVSSLASMLNSTSTIFTMDIYKQYINPKATDRATVNVGRLSAAAALIIACIMAPLLGGIDQAFQFIQEYTGIVSPGILAVFMLGLFWKKTTNKAAIFGALVSVPIAMYFKVAPNGWSGSAIFVNVPFMDQMGYTTLLTMIVIAVYSYIQHKGADDEKGIEITKESFKTSPLFNIGAFAVFLIVAALYASFWN; via the coding sequence ATGACAACACATTTTGAATTTTGGGATTACTTTATTTTTGTAGCCTATGCTGTTTTAATATTAGGCGTCGGTTTATGGGTTTCTAGAGATAAAGAAGGACATCAAAAAAATGCAGAAGATTATTTTTTAGCAAGTAAATCATTGCCATGGTGGGCTATTGGAGCTTCACTAATCGCAGCCAATATTTCTGCAGAACAATTTATAGGGATGTCTGGTTCTGGATTTGCTTTAGGACTCGCCATAGCATCTTATGAGTGGATGGCAGCTATAACCTTAATAATTGTTGGTAAATATTTTCTACCCATTTTTATCGAAAAAGGATTGTATACCATTCCTGAGTTTGTCGAAAAGAGATTCTCTACCAATTTAAAAACCATTTTAGCCGTTTTCTGGATTGCATTATATGTGTTTGTAAACTTAGCATCAGTATTATATTTAGGTAGTTTGGCTTTAGAAACTATTATGGGAATACCTATGATGTATGGTGTTATTGGCTTGGCATTATTTGCAGCGGCTTATTCATTATATGGTGGACTTTCAGCAGTAGCTTGGACCGATGTTATTCAAGTCATCTTCTTAGTTTTAGGAGGTTTAGTTACAACTTATATTGCTTTAAATACAGTTTCTGGAGGTGAAGGTGTTATCTCGGGTATAAAAATAGTCTACGAAGCAGCACCAGATCGATTTACTATGATTTTTGATAAATCGAACGCATATTACGATATGTTGCCAGGTATAGGTGTTTTAATAGGTGGTATGTGGGTTGCAAACCTTTATTATTGGGGTTTCAATCAATATATCATTCAAAGAACATTAGCGGCAAAATCATTAAAAGAAGCGCAAAAAGGGATATTATTAGCCGCATTTTTAAAATTAGTGATTCCATTAATAGTAGTGATTCCTGGAATTGCAGCTTATGTTATGATTAACGATCCTGAGATTATGGCAAGGTTAGGAGATTCAGCCTTGAATAATTTACCATCATTAGAACAAGCAGATAAAGCATACCCTTGGTTATTACAGTTTTTACCAACAGGAATGAAGGGGATTGCATTTGCAGCATTGGCAGCGGCCATTGTTTCGTCTTTAGCATCGATGCTAAATTCAACATCAACTATTTTTACAATGGATATTTATAAGCAATATATTAATCCAAAAGCTACAGATAGAGCAACGGTTAATGTAGGTCGATTATCTGCTGCTGCAGCTTTAATTATAGCATGTATTATGGCGCCATTGTTAGGTGGTATAGATCAAGCATTTCAATTTATACAAGAATATACAGGTATTGTAAGTCCTGGTATTTTAGCTGTATTTATGTTAGGATTATTCTGGAAGAAAACAACAAACAAGGCAGCCATTTTTGGAGCTTTAGTATCAGTACCAATAGCTATGTATTTTAAAGTAGCACCAAATGGCTGGTCTGGCTCAGCAATTTTTGTTAATGTGCCATTTATGGACCAAATGGGGTATACCACTCTATTAACTATGATTGTAATTGCAGTGTATAGTTACATTCAACATAAAGGCGCAGATGATGAAAAAGGAATAGAAATTACAAAAGAGTCTTTTAAAACGAGTCCGTTGTTTAATATAGGTGCTTTTGCAGTTTTTCTTATTGTGGCGGCATTGTATGCTTCGTTTTGGAATTAA
- a CDS encoding flavodoxin family protein: MNFSNLSVIYINCTLKKSPQKSHTDTLMGISQDILKKENVSFETIRLVDEEVAVGVYPDMTEHGFDKDAWPEIFDKVMAADVLIIGTPIWLGEKSSEAQKLIERLYAMSSKTNNKGQYIFYGKVGGCMITGNEDGVKHCAMGILYALQHVGYSIPPQADCGWIGKVGPGPSYGDTEWKKEKLDAPAGFDSDFTNRNATFMTYNLLHLAKMLKENNGYSNYGNSREKWDDGTHWAFKNPEYR; the protein is encoded by the coding sequence ATGAATTTTTCAAACCTTTCAGTTATTTACATTAATTGCACATTAAAAAAATCACCTCAAAAAAGTCATACCGATACCTTAATGGGGATCTCTCAAGATATTTTGAAAAAAGAAAATGTGTCTTTTGAAACTATTCGATTAGTAGATGAAGAAGTTGCCGTTGGTGTATATCCTGATATGACGGAACATGGTTTTGATAAAGATGCTTGGCCAGAAATATTTGATAAAGTAATGGCTGCAGATGTTCTAATTATTGGCACACCAATATGGTTAGGCGAGAAATCTTCCGAAGCTCAAAAACTTATAGAACGTTTGTATGCTATGAGTTCTAAAACTAATAATAAAGGGCAATACATATTTTATGGAAAAGTTGGAGGCTGTATGATAACAGGGAATGAAGATGGTGTTAAGCATTGCGCTATGGGTATTTTGTATGCTTTGCAACATGTTGGTTATTCCATTCCACCTCAAGCAGATTGTGGGTGGATTGGTAAAGTTGGTCCTGGTCCAAGTTATGGAGATACAGAATGGAAAAAGGAAAAATTAGATGCTCCCGCCGGTTTTGATTCGGATTTCACCAATAGAAACGCTACATTTATGACTTACAACTTACTGCATTTGGCAAAAATGCTAAAAGAAAATAATGGTTATTCCAATTATGGTAATTCTCGAGAGAAATGGGATGATGGTACACATTGGGCTTTTAAAAACCCGGAATACAGATAG
- a CDS encoding L-histidine N(alpha)-methyltransferase gives MNIQFKIDVSSGLTKSPKTLPSKYFYDEIGDKLFVKIMNLPEYYLTRAEYEIFDTKSEDIIRKLKINPSDTIDLIELGAGDGKKTKTFLKVLLEKKYNFKYVPIDISIHALKALETSCKMEFSNLDIEIKQGEYFGVLEDVKTNKSQKIIMFLGSNLGNLEDEAAQDFLTKLSNALQVGDKIILGLDCIKPEEIVLPAYNDSQGVTKAFNLNLLHRINKELHADFDVSNFDHVPEYDEKTGIAKSFLVSKKEQKVSFNGDKTYYKFSKGEKIQTETSRKYNDRILQTLLRNTNLVQISKISDSNNYF, from the coding sequence ATGAATATACAATTTAAAATAGATGTTTCTAGTGGTTTAACCAAATCACCAAAAACTTTACCTTCAAAGTATTTTTATGATGAAATAGGGGATAAACTCTTTGTTAAAATCATGAACTTACCCGAGTATTATCTAACGCGTGCAGAATATGAGATTTTTGATACGAAATCTGAAGATATAATTCGTAAATTAAAAATAAATCCTTCGGATACTATCGATTTAATAGAGTTAGGGGCTGGAGATGGTAAAAAAACAAAAACCTTTTTAAAGGTATTATTAGAGAAAAAATATAATTTTAAATATGTACCAATAGATATTTCTATACATGCATTGAAGGCTTTAGAAACATCTTGTAAAATGGAGTTTTCTAATCTTGATATAGAAATAAAACAAGGTGAATATTTTGGTGTTTTAGAGGATGTAAAAACAAATAAATCGCAAAAAATAATTATGTTTTTAGGTTCTAATTTAGGTAACTTAGAAGATGAAGCTGCTCAAGATTTTTTAACCAAACTGAGTAATGCTTTACAAGTGGGCGATAAAATAATTTTAGGATTAGATTGTATCAAACCGGAAGAGATTGTGCTACCTGCATACAACGATAGCCAAGGCGTGACTAAAGCATTTAATTTAAACTTACTACATCGAATAAACAAAGAACTTCATGCCGATTTTGATGTGTCGAATTTTGATCATGTACCTGAGTATGATGAAAAAACAGGTATTGCAAAAAGTTTTTTAGTTAGTAAAAAAGAACAAAAAGTAAGTTTCAATGGGGATAAAACATATTACAAGTTTTCAAAAGGAGAAAAAATTCAAACTGAAACGTCCAGAAAATATAATGACCGTATTTTACAGACGCTTTTAAGAAATACAAATTTAGTTCAGATTTCTAAAATCAGTGATTCTAATAATTATTTTTAA
- a CDS encoding aspartate/glutamate racemase family protein — protein MEQLIILGLGARSTLFYQEKLHELYFCKKGGYSTFPFILKQLDFNSINPYLPNNTSVIAPILQRELKDYNRAEVKLLVPNITIHKILDRIEFNLQIIHPYELLNKELENSELSNLVFFGTKFTNNDSYIASYIKDRSIEKLRDDEVLFLDDLRKNVYANTENNEDIIIYNKLIEKYSENYIVIIACTELSILNSSKNKNVIDLSILQCRESMKIIAQ, from the coding sequence ATGGAGCAGTTAATTATTTTAGGTTTAGGAGCTAGAAGCACATTGTTTTATCAAGAGAAATTACATGAGTTATATTTCTGTAAAAAAGGAGGTTACAGTACATTTCCTTTTATATTAAAGCAACTCGATTTTAATTCTATTAACCCATATTTACCTAATAATACCTCTGTTATAGCGCCAATACTTCAGCGTGAACTTAAAGATTACAATCGCGCAGAAGTTAAGTTGTTAGTTCCAAACATTACCATTCATAAAATATTGGATAGGATTGAGTTTAATTTACAGATTATTCACCCTTACGAGTTGTTAAATAAGGAGTTAGAAAATAGTGAATTGAGTAATTTGGTGTTTTTCGGAACCAAGTTTACCAATAATGATTCTTATATAGCATCGTATATTAAGGATAGATCAATAGAGAAATTAAGGGATGATGAGGTTCTCTTTTTGGATGATTTAAGAAAAAATGTATATGCTAATACTGAAAATAATGAGGATATTATAATTTACAATAAGTTGATTGAAAAGTATTCAGAGAATTATATTGTTATTATTGCATGTACAGAATTATCTATACTAAACTCTAGTAAGAATAAAAATGTTATCGATTTGTCAATACTTCAGTGTCGAGAAAGCATGAAAATTATAGCTCAATAA
- a CDS encoding phage tail sheath family protein, translating to MPTNNSPGVYVEETSSFPNSITQVASAIPAFIGKTQIVPENGEFTPVKISSLLEYEHHFGTSKPYEYHVTIKQNTRTNTIELVKLEKDLDAEKAIMFYAIKLYFSNGGGPCYISPLFTNANKEKYEKALKAVAEIDEVTLLVCPDAIQLGNDYYILCQEVLRQCSALKDRFAIFDVLMEDQIDESTIKFRNGIVGDLKYGAAYMPYLNSSFSYKYNENKVSVINNQETSTPVKTTLNLLKDSNPDVYNFVKSELVKHTVILPPSCAVAGIYVQTDNNRGVWKAPANVSISSIIDPTHTISESEQNSLNANQASGKSINAIRSFPGKGTLIWGARTLAGNNNEWRYIPVRRLFNMVEESIKKSTTFVSFEVNDATTWIKTRTIIENYLSSLWRQGALAGTKAEHAFYVRIGLNETMTTQDILEGRMTFEIGLAPNRPAEFIILKFTHQIKTINGEKEVQISLSSNEITILLEALDKLPFYQSNQLIAKIKQQTET from the coding sequence ATGCCAACTAATAATTCACCTGGAGTTTATGTTGAGGAAACCTCATCCTTTCCAAATTCGATTACACAAGTAGCTTCTGCAATTCCTGCCTTTATTGGTAAAACTCAAATCGTGCCGGAAAATGGTGAATTTACACCTGTTAAAATCAGTTCTCTCTTAGAATATGAACATCACTTTGGCACTTCTAAACCATACGAATATCACGTAACTATTAAACAAAACACTAGAACAAATACTATTGAACTAGTAAAATTGGAAAAAGACTTAGATGCCGAAAAGGCAATTATGTTTTATGCTATCAAACTTTATTTTTCCAATGGAGGTGGTCCTTGCTACATTTCTCCACTATTTACCAATGCTAACAAGGAAAAATACGAGAAGGCTCTAAAAGCAGTTGCCGAAATCGATGAAGTAACACTTTTAGTTTGTCCCGATGCTATTCAACTTGGTAATGATTATTATATACTATGCCAAGAAGTTCTACGCCAATGTAGCGCTCTAAAGGATAGGTTTGCAATTTTCGATGTATTAATGGAAGATCAAATAGATGAATCTACTATCAAATTTAGAAATGGTATCGTTGGAGATTTAAAATATGGAGCCGCATATATGCCATATCTTAACTCATCATTTAGCTATAAATATAACGAAAATAAAGTATCTGTTATTAATAATCAAGAGACTTCAACACCAGTAAAAACCACACTCAACCTGCTTAAGGATTCAAATCCTGATGTCTACAATTTTGTAAAATCTGAATTAGTAAAACATACAGTAATCTTACCACCAAGTTGCGCAGTAGCCGGTATTTATGTTCAAACGGATAATAATCGTGGCGTATGGAAAGCTCCAGCAAATGTATCTATAAGTAGTATTATTGATCCAACGCATACAATAAGCGAAAGCGAACAAAATAGCTTAAACGCTAATCAAGCATCTGGCAAATCCATCAATGCTATTCGAAGTTTTCCCGGAAAAGGCACATTGATTTGGGGTGCAAGAACTTTAGCAGGAAATAACAATGAATGGCGTTATATACCAGTAAGAAGGTTATTTAATATGGTTGAGGAATCGATAAAAAAATCGACAACCTTTGTCTCCTTTGAAGTTAACGACGCTACCACCTGGATAAAAACAAGAACAATTATTGAAAACTACCTATCTTCATTATGGAGACAAGGCGCTTTAGCTGGAACTAAAGCCGAACATGCCTTTTATGTTCGTATTGGTTTAAATGAAACTATGACTACACAAGATATTCTTGAGGGACGAATGACATTCGAAATTGGTCTTGCTCCTAACCGCCCAGCAGAATTTATCATACTTAAATTCACCCATCAAATAAAAACTATTAATGGAGAAAAAGAAGTTCAAATAAGTTTATCAAGTAATGAAATAACTATTTTACTTGAAGCATTAGATAAATTACCATTCTATCAAAGCAATCAATTAATCGCAAAAATAAAGCAACAAACAGAAACGTAA
- a CDS encoding DUF2892 domain-containing protein produces MLKLKKNMSNFDRLVRFIVSLLLLSLFFIGEIRGVFGIMLIVVSVMFAFASITAFCPFYKSVNFNTNNRDDYI; encoded by the coding sequence ATGCTGAAACTAAAAAAAAACATGAGTAATTTTGATAGACTTGTAAGATTTATAGTCTCCTTACTATTGCTATCATTATTTTTTATAGGAGAAATAAGAGGTGTTTTTGGCATAATGTTAATTGTTGTTTCTGTTATGTTTGCCTTTGCAAGTATAACCGCTTTTTGTCCTTTTTATAAAAGCGTTAACTTCAATACAAATAATAGAGACGATTATATTTAA
- a CDS encoding AMP-binding protein yields MNIFDYLFDSTKDLEKDFLLGSKETMSFKKLYNDSLKIASYLKKTIGENKNILLISPNSVFFLTAYLGVIKSGNICIPLNFVIEQSNLDYILNTTESTTVFIAKGLKRKLNFGNNIRLIDEDESLGIIDNQQLVEFNSDFNKNRVAEIIFTSGSTGEPKGVMLSHQNIIANTTSITDYLKLSSNDIMAVVIPFYYCYGLSLLHTHLKVGGSIVLNNSFMFLGTVINDLKNYKCTGFAGVPSHFQILLKKSQSFKTTEFPHLKYVTQAGGKLHTVFIKEFIDAFPTKKFYVMYGQTEATARLSYLPPNLVKTKTSSIGKAIPDVELKVINDKGKEAEINEEGELLARGENIMLGYYKDKIETRNTVKNGWLYTGDIAKIDEEGFIYLVARKKEIIKVGGKRVSPKEIEAVILSIEDVVDCTITGFDDDLLGEAIQATIVLRSKMDEDKIKEKILQECSKNLSLYKIPQKVIFKTSIEMSSTGKKLK; encoded by the coding sequence ATGAATATTTTTGACTACTTATTTGATTCAACCAAAGATCTTGAAAAGGATTTTTTATTAGGTTCAAAAGAAACAATGTCATTTAAAAAGTTATATAATGATAGTTTAAAAATAGCGTCTTATCTAAAAAAAACTATTGGAGAAAATAAAAATATTCTATTAATTAGTCCAAATTCAGTGTTTTTTTTAACAGCTTATTTGGGGGTTATAAAATCTGGTAATATTTGTATTCCGCTTAATTTTGTAATCGAGCAAAGTAATTTGGATTATATATTAAACACAACTGAAAGTACAACTGTTTTTATTGCAAAAGGATTAAAACGTAAGTTGAATTTTGGTAATAATATTCGATTAATTGATGAAGATGAATCTTTGGGAATTATAGATAATCAACAGTTAGTTGAATTTAATTCAGACTTTAATAAAAATCGAGTTGCCGAGATCATTTTTACTTCTGGTTCTACTGGAGAACCAAAAGGAGTTATGTTAAGTCATCAAAATATAATAGCAAATACAACGTCAATTACGGATTATTTAAAGCTGTCTTCAAACGATATTATGGCTGTGGTAATACCTTTTTATTACTGTTATGGCTTATCACTTTTACATACACATTTAAAAGTAGGCGGTTCCATAGTTTTAAATAATAGCTTCATGTTTTTAGGAACCGTAATTAATGATTTAAAGAATTATAAGTGTACTGGGTTTGCAGGAGTACCAAGTCATTTTCAGATATTGCTAAAAAAATCGCAAAGCTTTAAAACAACAGAATTTCCGCACTTAAAATACGTTACACAAGCGGGTGGAAAATTACATACCGTTTTTATTAAAGAGTTTATAGACGCATTTCCAACTAAAAAATTTTATGTTATGTATGGACAAACGGAGGCTACAGCACGATTATCGTATTTACCTCCAAACTTAGTAAAAACCAAAACAAGCTCAATAGGTAAAGCTATTCCAGATGTAGAATTAAAGGTTATTAATGATAAAGGAAAAGAGGCGGAAATAAATGAGGAAGGAGAGCTCTTAGCACGTGGCGAAAACATTATGTTAGGGTATTATAAAGATAAGATTGAAACAAGAAATACCGTTAAAAATGGATGGTTATATACAGGTGATATTGCCAAAATTGACGAAGAGGGATTTATATACTTAGTTGCAAGAAAAAAAGAGATTATAAAAGTTGGTGGTAAAAGAGTAAGTCCTAAAGAAATTGAAGCCGTAATATTATCTATTGAAGATGTAGTGGATTGTACAATTACAGGGTTTGATGATGATCTTTTGGGAGAAGCAATACAAGCAACAATTGTACTTCGCAGTAAAATGGATGAAGATAAAATAAAAGAAAAAATACTCCAGGAATGCTCTAAAAATTTATCACTTTATAAAATCCCTCAAAAAGTTATTTTTAAAACCTCTATAGAAATGAGTTCAACTGGCAAAAAACTCAAATAA
- a CDS encoding metal-dependent transcriptional regulator yields the protein MLTKSEENYIKEIYALEQKHKTDINTNLLAERMETKASSVTDMLKKLAKKSLLIYQKYKGVKLNTKGEKAALSIIRKHRLWETFLVEKLNFSWDEVHDIAEQLEHIHSDKLTNQLDAFLNFPKVDPHGDPIPDANGKFTILDTICLDKLKIEDEGIFVEVKDDSDTFLKYLTKNNLTIGAKIKVVDKEEFDNSFKIEIDKKQFNISENVIKNLYLKI from the coding sequence ATGTTAACAAAATCTGAAGAGAATTACATCAAAGAAATTTATGCTTTAGAGCAGAAACATAAAACAGATATAAACACCAATCTTCTCGCCGAAAGAATGGAAACAAAAGCATCTTCTGTTACAGATATGCTAAAGAAATTAGCAAAAAAAAGCCTGTTAATATATCAAAAATATAAAGGAGTTAAGCTTAACACTAAAGGTGAAAAAGCAGCACTTTCTATTATTAGAAAACATAGACTATGGGAAACTTTTCTTGTAGAAAAACTAAACTTTAGTTGGGATGAAGTACATGATATTGCGGAACAATTGGAGCATATCCATTCAGATAAACTAACCAACCAATTAGATGCTTTTTTAAATTTCCCTAAAGTTGATCCTCACGGAGATCCCATTCCCGATGCTAATGGTAAGTTTACAATTCTTGATACTATTTGCCTTGATAAGCTCAAAATTGAAGACGAAGGTATTTTTGTTGAAGTAAAAGATGATTCCGATACATTTTTAAAATATTTAACAAAAAACAACCTTACAATTGGTGCTAAAATTAAAGTCGTTGATAAAGAAGAATTCGATAATTCATTCAAAATAGAAATAGATAAAAAACAATTTAATATTTCTGAAAATGTAATAAAAAATTTATACCTAAAAATATGA
- the egtB gene encoding ergothioneine biosynthesis protein EgtB: MNIIEHYKQTRNLTNSLCKPLEIEDYTPQSAAFASPPKWHLAHTTWFFEEMILKPFLKDYMVFNVEFSFLFNSYYNTLGKRIARHERGLITRPSVENIYKYREYVDKHIEKLLGDSQINEDVSKLIVLGINHEQQHQELLITDIKYTLSRNPTYPKLYEVAYANMLQETDPLKFIDIKEGIYNIGYNKNEFCYDNEFGFHRVFVENYAIANRLITNGEYIEFINANGYSTSKYWLDDGWYFINTNNIEYPLYWEQENEIWYVYTLAGKELLNLDAPVTHISFYEANAYASFKNKRLATEFEWEIANAQFNWGKTWEWTNSAYLPYPNYKQDEGAVGEYNGKFMINLMVLRGHSVATSPNHSRPTYRNFFSPETRWQFSGIRLAK, encoded by the coding sequence ATGAATATTATTGAACACTATAAGCAAACAAGAAATCTTACTAATTCGCTTTGTAAACCTTTAGAAATTGAAGATTATACACCGCAGTCTGCAGCTTTTGCAAGTCCACCAAAATGGCATTTAGCTCATACTACATGGTTTTTTGAAGAGATGATTCTAAAACCATTTTTAAAGGATTATATGGTGTTTAACGTTGAGTTTAGTTTTTTGTTTAATAGTTATTACAATACTTTAGGTAAGCGTATAGCTAGGCATGAACGCGGTTTAATTACAAGGCCAAGTGTTGAAAATATTTATAAATACAGAGAATACGTAGATAAGCATATAGAAAAACTTTTGGGAGATTCTCAAATTAATGAAGACGTTTCTAAGCTAATTGTTTTAGGAATTAATCATGAGCAGCAGCATCAGGAGTTATTAATTACGGATATTAAATATACACTTTCTAGAAACCCTACGTATCCAAAATTATATGAAGTAGCATATGCAAACATGTTACAGGAAACAGATCCTTTAAAATTTATTGATATAAAGGAAGGTATTTATAATATTGGTTATAATAAAAATGAATTTTGTTATGATAACGAGTTTGGTTTTCATCGTGTATTTGTAGAAAATTATGCTATTGCAAATAGATTAATTACTAATGGAGAATACATTGAGTTTATAAATGCAAATGGATATAGCACATCTAAATATTGGTTAGATGATGGTTGGTATTTTATTAATACAAATAACATAGAATACCCATTGTATTGGGAACAAGAAAATGAGATTTGGTATGTTTATACATTGGCAGGAAAAGAGCTCTTAAATTTGGATGCTCCGGTAACTCACATCTCATTTTATGAAGCAAATGCTTATGCTAGCTTTAAAAATAAACGATTGGCTACCGAGTTTGAGTGGGAAATAGCCAATGCGCAATTTAATTGGGGAAAAACTTGGGAATGGACTAATTCTGCCTATTTACCATACCCTAATTATAAACAAGATGAAGGTGCTGTTGGCGAGTACAATGGTAAATTTATGATTAATCTTATGGTTTTGAGAGGGCATAGCGTTGCAACATCACCAAACCATAGTAGACCAACTTATAGAAACTTTTTTTCACCGGAAACACGTTGGCAGTTTTCTGGTATACGTTTAGCAAAATAA